The Silvanigrella paludirubra genome includes a window with the following:
- a CDS encoding amidohydrolase family protein: MEQFKIFDSHFHIIDKKFPLVENNGFMPEEFNVENYKTTVKNLNVVGGAVVSGSFQEFDQSYLINALKILGEKFVGVTQIPSSISDEEIIKLHNCGIRAIRFNVKRGGSASIHEIESFGNRVYELVKWHTEIYIDSTNLKDLIPKISKLKKFSIDHLGLSKEGLEFLKKLVEKGGIVKATGFGRINFDPIKAIHELIKINPNSVIFGTDLPSTRAPIPFSENDVKKIINNFETNDIHNILLNNAKYFYNINI, from the coding sequence ATGGAACAATTTAAAATTTTTGATTCTCACTTTCATATTATAGATAAAAAATTTCCTCTGGTTGAAAATAATGGATTTATGCCGGAAGAATTTAATGTGGAAAACTATAAAACCACAGTTAAAAATTTAAATGTAGTCGGTGGAGCTGTTGTATCTGGTTCCTTTCAAGAATTTGATCAGTCCTATTTAATTAATGCTTTAAAAATATTAGGCGAAAAGTTTGTTGGTGTTACTCAAATTCCAAGCTCTATATCAGATGAAGAAATTATAAAATTACATAATTGTGGAATTAGAGCAATTCGTTTTAATGTGAAACGAGGTGGTTCTGCATCTATTCATGAAATTGAGAGCTTTGGAAACAGAGTTTATGAACTTGTAAAATGGCATACAGAAATTTATATTGATTCAACAAATTTAAAAGATCTTATTCCAAAAATTTCAAAATTAAAAAAATTTTCAATAGATCACTTAGGACTTTCTAAAGAAGGTTTAGAGTTTTTAAAAAAACTTGTAGAAAAAGGAGGAATCGTTAAAGCAACTGGATTTGGTAGAATTAATTTTGATCCTATTAAGGCAATACATGAATTAATTAAAATTAATCCAAATTCTGTTATTTTTGGAACAGATTTACCTTCTACTCGCGCTCCCATTCCGTTTAGCGAAAATGATGTAAAAAAAATAATTAATAATTTTGAAACTAATGATATTCATAATATTTTATTAAATAATGCAAAATATTTTTATAATATTAATATTTAA